One Arachis hypogaea cultivar Tifrunner chromosome 2, arahy.Tifrunner.gnm2.J5K5, whole genome shotgun sequence genomic window, AATGCAGCCTGTTGTCCGCGCGCTCTTTTACCGGCTTCCGTCTGCACCTTACCAAGCTTGACATGCACATTATCCAACTGTCTCAAAATATCTCCACCCGACAATGTTACAGGCGGACCTCTGACCTCTACCTTCCCATCAAATCGGACCCGGTCCTGCCGAAATCTGTGGCTTTGATTCAGAAAGCGCCGATGACCCATGAAACACCATTTCTGACTAAACGTGAGTCGCTTAGACTCGGCATCCAGGTTGCACGTAGGACATGCTCTCCCACCGTACGTATTCCACCCAGATAAGTTGCCCAACCCTGGAAAATCGCTGATTGTCCACAACAACGCAGCATGCAGCTTGAATGTTTTTTTCTCGCTAGCGTCGTACGTATCAACACCACCCCACAGCTGCTTCAACTCATCTATCAACGGCTGTAGGTAGACATCTATGTCATTTCCAGGCATCTTGGGACCGGGATAATCATAGACAGCAAGAAAGAGCTGGGTCTCATACAACTCCATGGGGGCAGGTTGTAGGGGATGAGAATCACGGGCCAAATCGAGTACCTTGAGCTGAGATTTCCGAAGGGATTAAAGCCATCGCTAGCTAAGGCTAAGCGAACGCTGCGTGGATCGCCACTGAAGTGAGTATATCTTCTATCAAATGCCTTCCATGCCTCTCCGTCTCGTGGATGCCTCAAAAAACCATCCGAGTTAGGACCTTTCTTGTGCCACAACATGTCAACAGATGTCTTACTGACATGAACATCCGCTGCAGTCGTGGAACAATGGGAAAGTAACGAAGAACTTTCGCCGCCTGCGGCTTTCCATTCTTCTTAACAACCACATTGATCCGGACAATGGAATTCCTCCTAGTCTTTTGCTTCCATATCAAGGTCCCACATATCTTGCACCTAGACAGTTCTTGATCGCTGCCCTGATATAGCATGCAGTCATTCAGACATGCATCTATCTTCTTGTACGCAATACCGAGTTTCGTATGATCCTTTTGGCATCGTGCAGTGAACCCGGAATCTTTGCATGCTCAAAAGCCTCACACAGTAACTCTAGTATCATTCCGAATGCCTTGTCGCTCACGCCGCACAGGCACTTTATATGGTATAGCCTGACCAAGAAAGCCAACTTCGAGAATTTCGCACAACCCGGATACAATTCCTGCTCTCCATCCTCAAGCAGCTCATCAAAATGACGGGCCGCCTGACTAGGTTCGCTGTACAAATAAGGCAATTCGTCGGCATCCCCCTCAAAATCTTTGTTGCCCGAGTCATCTTCATCGACAACAGAACCTGGAAAGTTGAATGCCTCACGAACCATGTCGCGCAGTGGATCTCGGTAGACGCTACCTGGGTCAATTTCTTGTGTCTCACTAGAACTGTCTCCTACGCGTCTCTCCCCATGATGTAACCAAAAAGTATACTTAGCAGGAAACGGTTTTAACAGCAAGTGATCGTAAGCATCCTCTCTAGTTTGGAATAGCCGGAACCCACACGAAGGACATGGACAATGTATCATCCCATCGGAAGATGCATTCGCAAATGCGAAATCCAAAATTTGTTCAACCCGGCCTTGTATTCGACACTACCTCGTGGCCTTGAGATCCAACTCTTATCTATATCTACTTTTATGATGTTCATATAAACAAATGCATAAAACTTTAATAAGGAAAcacaaatagaaaataaaaaaaattcggaCAAACTGTCCAACGGATATATTAAAGGGAAAACTATTATAAAGAACCGTtagaagatttaattattaaaaaggaccttTAGTACCAAAATTATTAAGAAGGAGTAACTCATTTTATAACGTTTAAGTCCTAGAATcaaatcttttataaatattttttaattttgtgatcTTTACCCAACAAAAAATAAGACAAAAGATTATAAaagtaatacataattaaataaacaaataataaaattactaaaaattttataagtataataataattaatataaaattaaaaaataataaatagttataaattaatattttaataatcaaTTTCCCTAACAATATGTTAGACTAAATTTTTAgaagtaattaactaattaatcccAACTGAATATTCATACATATCTATATAGCGTTGAGAATCAAACAACATATGTTAAAGATTATAACAAGTAAGTAAAAGTATAGTTAAGAATATATTTAGTTCATTATAATAAGATTTGGTTCTTCTTCACCAATATTATAAAACGATTTGgtccttttaataattttagtattaaaaatcctttttaataattaaaacttCATAACGTTTGAGTAATATTCCATATTAATGCAGTAAGTAATCCAAAAGAGAGAACGGGAGAATAACCCGGAAATAAAACATAGATAAAGGTACTTGTTTCCGGGCTAATTGATAGAATATAAATGGTATTAGGAAGG contains:
- the LOC112721911 gene encoding uncharacterized protein, translating into MIHCPCPSCGFRLFQTREDAYDHLLLKPFPAKYTFWLHHGERRVGDSSSETQEIDPGSVYRDPLRDMVREAFNFPGSVVDEDDSGNKDFEGDADELPYLYSEPSQAARHFDELLEDGEQELYPGCAKFSKLAFLVRLYHIKCLCGVSDKAFGMILELLCEAFEHAKIPGSLHDAKRIIRNSGSDQELSRCKICGTLIWKQKTRRNSIVRINVVVKKNGKPQAAKVLRYFPIVPRLQRMFMSLKVLDLARDSHPLQPAPMELYETQLFLAVYDYPGPKMPGNDIDVYLQPLIDELKQLWGGVDTYDASEKKTFKLHAALLWTISDFPGLGNLSGWNTYGGRACPTCNLDAESKRLTFSQKWCFMGHRRFLNQSHRFRQDRVRFDGKVEVRGPPVTLSGGDILRQLDNVHVKLGKVQTEAGKRARGQQAALQDESPWKKRSIFFDLPYWEYNLLRHNLDVMHIEKNVCDNIIYTILNDSGKSKDNLKAR